From the genome of Novipirellula aureliae, one region includes:
- a CDS encoding sulfatase family protein has translation MKKQTVLSIVVLCLFLVSGRLAKAGESSSPNVVLIYADDLGYGDLGCYGATKLQTPNIDKLARQGRRFTDVHTASAVCTPSRYGLLTGQYPSRAMNGKGIWGPAPIPSPLLIDPETHTIADVFKSSGYETAAIGKWHLGFGNGKNDWQEPLRPGPLDLGFDYYFGVPVVNSAPPYVFVENDRIVGGDPDDPLVYLGNNSKGATPITPIPPEAAQRTPNRFSGAVEAHKMHNDYEVGTKLSEKAVEWIEGRGKEPFFLYLATTNVHHPFTPAKRFQGTSECGVYGDFVHELDWIVGEVMQSLEAKGFADNTLLIFTSDNGGMFNLGGRRAAAMGHKINGELLGSKFGIWEGGHRVPFIARWPGKIEAGSESNQLLSMVDLRATFAALTGQELGAEARKDSINMLPALIGDPDGPLRTELIISPHKPSHLSLRKGKWMYIPARSDGGFTGSKPSQHAWGGAAVAKLVNTPNSDIEDGKIKKEAPPAQLYDLENDVNQTQNVYRENPEVVDEMNSLLQSYKQAVGKTD, from the coding sequence ATGAAAAAGCAAACGGTCCTTTCCATTGTCGTTCTCTGTCTATTCCTGGTGTCGGGCCGGTTGGCTAAGGCTGGTGAATCGTCATCTCCCAATGTGGTTCTCATTTACGCCGATGATCTCGGTTACGGCGACCTCGGCTGTTACGGCGCCACAAAATTACAAACACCCAACATTGACAAGCTCGCCAGACAAGGACGCCGTTTTACTGATGTCCACACGGCCTCGGCGGTGTGTACGCCGTCGCGTTACGGCTTGTTGACGGGACAGTATCCGTCTCGTGCCATGAACGGAAAAGGCATTTGGGGGCCAGCCCCCATTCCATCGCCTCTGCTCATCGATCCGGAAACACACACGATTGCTGATGTGTTTAAAAGCAGCGGCTATGAAACGGCGGCTATCGGAAAATGGCATTTGGGTTTTGGTAATGGGAAAAACGATTGGCAGGAGCCGTTGCGTCCTGGTCCGTTGGATCTCGGATTTGACTACTACTTTGGCGTGCCGGTTGTAAACAGCGCTCCGCCTTACGTCTTCGTGGAGAATGATCGAATCGTTGGTGGGGACCCCGACGACCCGTTGGTTTACCTTGGCAACAATAGTAAGGGGGCCACGCCGATCACACCCATTCCGCCCGAAGCCGCGCAGCGCACTCCCAATCGATTTAGCGGGGCGGTGGAAGCTCACAAAATGCACAACGATTATGAAGTCGGAACCAAACTCTCCGAGAAGGCTGTCGAGTGGATCGAGGGGCGAGGGAAGGAGCCATTTTTCTTGTATTTGGCGACAACCAATGTGCATCACCCCTTCACGCCTGCCAAGCGTTTTCAGGGGACCAGTGAGTGTGGAGTTTATGGCGACTTCGTACATGAACTCGATTGGATCGTGGGCGAGGTGATGCAAAGTCTCGAAGCCAAAGGATTCGCTGACAATACGCTGTTGATCTTTACCAGCGACAACGGTGGCATGTTCAATCTAGGCGGACGCCGTGCCGCGGCGATGGGGCACAAGATCAATGGTGAGCTTCTCGGTTCGAAATTTGGTATCTGGGAAGGCGGTCACCGTGTACCGTTCATTGCCCGCTGGCCCGGAAAGATTGAAGCGGGCAGCGAGTCGAACCAGTTGCTGAGTATGGTTGATTTGCGGGCAACGTTCGCAGCATTGACGGGCCAGGAACTCGGAGCGGAAGCGCGAAAGGACAGTATTAACATGCTACCCGCATTGATCGGAGATCCTGACGGTCCACTGCGTACCGAATTGATTATCTCCCCTCATAAACCGTCTCATCTGAGTTTGCGAAAGGGGAAGTGGATGTACATTCCGGCGAGAAGCGATGGGGGATTTACCGGCTCAAAGCCCAGCCAACATGCCTGGGGTGGAGCAGCGGTTGCCAAGCTCGTCAACACTCCCAACAGCGATATTGAGGATGGTAAAATCAAAAAGGAGGCACCGCCCGCACAGCTTTACGACTTGGAAAACGACGTCAATCAAACGCAGAACGTTTATCGCGAAAATCCAGAAGTGGTGGATGAAATGAACTCGCTGCTACAGAGTTACAAGCAGGCGGTTGGCAAGACCGATTAG
- a CDS encoding Gfo/Idh/MocA family oxidoreductase, producing the protein MRNAIPKASRRSFLKTAAATSAAIGTFHTHTAKGQESNDKLNFAIIGCGGRGASIGNEAVKTGLANVVALCDVNPAQTERFKKQHPDAKVYTDFRKMFDEMGEEIDACTAGTPDHTHFPIAMRAISEGVAIYVEKPLAHTFEECELLIAAEKKHNGICQMGNQGHSSSQRMQFKTWVDQGIIKNVRRVDACMNLSRRWHPWGNVTGFPEAEPMPAGLNWEVWTGTAPMHNYSKRLDGGNWRGWYDYGNGAFGDWGPHTLDSIHRYLDLGLPYEVRADKLEGKNDFIYPMATTIAFEFAERGPGMPAMSINWYDGIDNRPPRPDELGEKQDLPKCGKVIYSDDAIFLGGTHSAKLSVLSGDDVKENLPEIPSSDTHQNHTMNFMLAAMGKEECNSKFAVSGPLTQVFMLGCIAQRLGGTLKFDAEKREITNNEQANQLLKGHAPRPGWEEYYTL; encoded by the coding sequence ATGAGAAACGCAATACCAAAAGCAAGTCGTCGTTCATTCCTAAAGACTGCCGCGGCAACCTCCGCAGCTATCGGCACGTTCCACACTCATACAGCGAAAGGGCAGGAGTCTAATGACAAATTGAATTTCGCGATCATCGGCTGTGGCGGCCGCGGGGCTAGTATCGGCAACGAAGCCGTGAAAACGGGATTGGCAAATGTCGTAGCCCTCTGCGATGTCAACCCTGCTCAAACCGAACGGTTCAAAAAACAACATCCTGACGCCAAGGTTTATACCGATTTCCGGAAGATGTTCGATGAAATGGGCGAAGAGATCGACGCCTGCACGGCGGGAACGCCCGATCACACCCATTTCCCCATCGCGATGCGGGCGATCTCCGAAGGGGTTGCCATTTATGTCGAAAAACCGCTCGCACACACCTTCGAAGAGTGCGAATTGCTGATCGCTGCAGAGAAGAAGCACAACGGCATCTGCCAGATGGGAAATCAGGGGCACTCCTCTTCGCAGCGAATGCAGTTTAAGACCTGGGTCGATCAGGGGATCATCAAAAATGTCCGTCGAGTCGACGCCTGCATGAACCTGTCTCGCCGTTGGCACCCATGGGGCAACGTAACGGGATTCCCCGAAGCGGAACCGATGCCTGCGGGCTTGAACTGGGAGGTCTGGACGGGGACAGCCCCCATGCATAATTACAGCAAACGTCTAGACGGAGGCAATTGGCGAGGTTGGTACGACTACGGAAATGGTGCTTTCGGTGACTGGGGACCTCACACGCTCGATTCCATTCATCGATACCTGGATTTGGGACTTCCCTACGAGGTTCGCGCCGACAAACTCGAAGGCAAAAACGACTTTATCTATCCGATGGCGACAACCATCGCATTCGAATTTGCCGAACGTGGTCCAGGCATGCCGGCGATGTCGATCAACTGGTATGACGGTATCGACAACCGACCACCGCGGCCAGATGAACTGGGAGAAAAGCAAGACCTACCGAAGTGTGGCAAGGTGATTTACAGCGACGATGCGATTTTCCTGGGCGGCACCCACAGCGCGAAATTGAGCGTTCTGTCGGGTGACGATGTCAAAGAAAACCTGCCGGAAATCCCCTCCAGCGATACCCACCAGAACCACACGATGAACTTCATGCTCGCAGCAATGGGCAAGGAAGAATGCAACTCGAAGTTCGCCGTGTCTGGGCCTCTCACACAAGTCTTCATGCTCGGCTGCATCGCACAGCGACTTGGTGGTACCCTCAAATTCGATGCTGAGAAGAGGGAGATCACCAACAACGAACAGGCCAATCAACTTCTAAAGGGACATGCTCCTAGACCGGGTTGGGAAGAATACTACACCCTGTAG
- a CDS encoding arylsulfatase has translation MRSRILNAFVWGVVALLPISVDASDLAGSRPNIILVLTDDQGMGDLSCMGNPILKTPHIDSFYQKATRFTDFQVSPTCAPTRSGLMSGRAPFKNGVSHTIFQRERMSLETFTIAQALQSAGYTTGLFGKWHLGDGEDYLPQNRGFDEVLMHGAGGIGQEKYGDFPANSKNTYFDSVLLHNDTIVKTKGFCTDLFFRAALAWINQQRQSNQPYFAYVALNAPHSPYIAPEKYKKRFLDEGYDDKTAGRYGMIENIDDNFGMFVAKLESWNELDNTLLIFMTDNGMANGFTIRQNGKRITPFNAGLNGVKNSPHEGGTHVPAFWYWKDVLGEGVDIDALVAHLDLYKTFTELAGAQLPEKMQELDGRSLMPLLEDPKSEWPDRELFIHSGRWAAGRMDGSKFKNSAVRTEQWRFVNNRELYDITADPGERNEVSASHPEVIERLRKSYDQWWASVQPLLVNEGLPTVAPQDQPLAIRYDKQLNDTGIPLWEPATE, from the coding sequence ATGAGATCAAGAATCTTAAACGCGTTTGTCTGGGGGGTTGTGGCCCTATTACCGATCAGCGTGGATGCATCCGATTTGGCAGGCAGTCGCCCCAATATCATTCTCGTCCTCACCGACGATCAAGGAATGGGGGACCTTTCCTGTATGGGGAACCCGATCCTGAAGACGCCTCATATCGACAGCTTCTACCAAAAGGCAACGCGGTTCACGGACTTCCAAGTGAGCCCGACCTGTGCGCCGACCCGTTCGGGACTAATGAGTGGACGGGCACCGTTCAAAAATGGGGTGTCACACACCATCTTTCAGCGGGAACGCATGTCCTTGGAAACCTTTACGATTGCGCAAGCCTTGCAAAGTGCCGGGTACACAACAGGGCTCTTTGGCAAATGGCATCTGGGGGACGGAGAGGACTATCTGCCCCAAAACCGCGGGTTTGATGAAGTGTTGATGCATGGTGCCGGTGGAATCGGGCAGGAAAAGTATGGTGATTTTCCAGCAAACAGCAAGAATACCTACTTTGATAGTGTGTTGCTTCACAACGACACGATCGTGAAGACCAAAGGATTTTGCACGGATTTGTTTTTTCGTGCGGCATTGGCATGGATTAATCAACAGCGTCAATCGAACCAACCCTACTTTGCGTACGTTGCCCTCAATGCTCCGCATTCACCCTATATCGCACCCGAGAAATACAAGAAACGATTTTTGGATGAGGGCTACGATGACAAGACAGCTGGTCGTTACGGCATGATCGAGAATATTGACGACAACTTTGGCATGTTCGTAGCGAAACTCGAATCCTGGAACGAACTGGACAATACGCTGCTCATCTTTATGACTGACAATGGAATGGCGAATGGGTTTACCATTAGACAAAATGGAAAACGTATCACACCTTTTAACGCTGGCCTAAACGGCGTGAAGAATTCGCCGCACGAAGGGGGAACGCATGTCCCCGCGTTTTGGTACTGGAAGGACGTCTTGGGTGAAGGCGTTGACATCGATGCGCTCGTCGCTCACCTCGACCTCTACAAAACCTTTACGGAACTTGCCGGCGCACAGCTTCCCGAAAAGATGCAGGAGTTGGATGGACGGTCCCTAATGCCTCTTCTCGAAGACCCCAAGTCGGAGTGGCCTGACCGCGAGTTGTTCATTCATTCCGGCCGCTGGGCGGCGGGGCGAATGGATGGATCCAAGTTCAAGAATAGTGCGGTACGTACGGAACAATGGCGTTTTGTAAATAACCGAGAACTGTATGACATCACCGCTGACCCAGGGGAACGGAATGAGGTTTCTGCTTCACACCCCGAAGTGATCGAACGTCTGCGGAAATCCTACGACCAATGGTGGGCGTCGGTACAGCCACTGTTGGTCAACGAAGGTTTGCCTACCGTGGCCCCCCAAGATCAACCTTTGGCGATCCGCTACGACAAACAGCTGAATGATACGGGGATTCCTCTGTGGGAACCTGCTACCGAATAA
- a CDS encoding trypsin-like peptidase domain-containing protein yields MQIFRNVWVLFLGLSIIVTSQTTARCDDFDFESLQSDILKTIDQVRPAVVRISGGSAFSGVIVSADGHVLSAAHAITPGKRYQITLPDGRRFRGVGKGTNSKADCALVKILDPGDDLPYAPMGDSSSLVPNQPCVGLSYPGGQRAGSEPVVRFGRFISISRSRGMLQTSVLMEPGDSGGPVFDLNGCVIGIRSRIGRSMDQNYEVPVDVYREFWSELNREKSFIRSGSDALEQGVRYAAVRQRRGNGEGNGLAILSVSDGSLASKAGLNRNDIILRVYGRRLQSMSDLREALEEAWDDGVESIKVQVKRSNESLDLEIDFGEASEVAPKVALPENDRPAVPAPQGFRELNGLAGQLADLESKLDDACITITSEFGEDESRTITGTRIRGTRWVVSKDSVVGQNPTAEVDGDSFPLNIVERDTENDLVLLEAPDVQSVGIDLDAVISETFVGTFLLTPDDDGAGLVSVVGSSTFRSQKESRRAVLGVVPSTYEDNQGAHLDEVNDDGAAKRAGLLVGDVVTKMDDTIIRTQNDMRRFLSQVGPDAVVMTTLRRDDEELTKRVKLESNSSRASHVADRMDKSSRRVGFREVFPHDADLKPSDCGGPLFDLTGEFVGLNIARYSRVRSFALPASELKEFVQQAASKASSTNE; encoded by the coding sequence ATGCAAATATTCCGAAACGTCTGGGTCTTATTTCTGGGCCTGTCGATTATTGTCACGAGCCAGACCACGGCTCGCTGCGACGACTTCGACTTTGAGTCGTTGCAGAGTGACATTCTGAAAACGATTGACCAAGTTCGTCCCGCAGTGGTCCGTATATCGGGTGGTTCCGCATTCAGTGGTGTGATTGTGAGTGCGGATGGGCACGTGCTCTCGGCCGCCCATGCGATTACACCTGGAAAGAGGTATCAGATCACCCTCCCCGACGGAAGACGGTTTCGTGGAGTCGGCAAGGGGACCAACTCAAAAGCGGACTGCGCATTGGTAAAGATTCTTGATCCCGGCGATGACTTGCCCTACGCCCCGATGGGTGACTCGTCTTCACTCGTGCCGAACCAACCGTGTGTGGGTCTGAGCTATCCCGGCGGGCAGAGGGCCGGCAGTGAACCGGTGGTCCGCTTTGGGCGTTTCATTAGCATCAGTCGCAGCCGCGGAATGCTGCAAACATCCGTCCTCATGGAGCCCGGCGATTCCGGTGGTCCCGTGTTCGACTTGAACGGTTGCGTGATTGGAATCCGTTCACGCATCGGTCGCTCGATGGATCAGAACTATGAAGTGCCTGTCGACGTCTATCGCGAATTTTGGAGTGAACTCAATCGCGAAAAATCCTTTATCAGGTCTGGATCCGACGCGCTAGAACAGGGGGTTCGCTATGCTGCCGTCCGTCAGAGAAGGGGGAATGGCGAGGGCAATGGTTTGGCCATTCTCAGCGTTTCCGATGGCAGTTTGGCATCCAAGGCCGGCTTGAATCGTAACGATATTATCCTTCGGGTTTACGGTCGTCGGCTGCAATCGATGTCGGATCTTCGCGAGGCCCTGGAGGAGGCGTGGGACGATGGCGTTGAATCAATCAAGGTGCAAGTGAAACGGTCGAACGAGAGTCTCGATTTGGAGATCGACTTCGGCGAAGCGAGTGAGGTCGCTCCCAAGGTGGCTCTCCCCGAAAACGACCGCCCCGCTGTCCCTGCACCGCAAGGCTTCCGGGAATTGAATGGGTTGGCCGGTCAACTGGCTGATCTGGAGTCCAAGTTGGACGATGCATGCATCACCATCACAAGTGAATTTGGAGAGGATGAGTCGCGGACGATCACCGGGACCCGTATTCGAGGAACACGCTGGGTGGTCAGCAAGGATTCTGTCGTCGGGCAGAACCCGACAGCCGAAGTCGACGGTGATTCGTTCCCGCTGAACATCGTTGAGCGGGACACCGAAAACGACTTGGTACTGCTGGAAGCCCCCGATGTCCAATCCGTCGGCATTGATTTAGATGCCGTTATATCGGAGACTTTCGTAGGGACCTTCTTGTTGACTCCCGACGATGATGGCGCGGGGTTGGTCAGCGTTGTCGGCAGTTCCACATTTCGTTCACAAAAGGAGAGCCGACGCGCTGTTCTTGGCGTCGTTCCCTCGACCTATGAAGATAACCAGGGCGCCCACCTCGATGAAGTGAACGACGACGGGGCCGCCAAGCGGGCTGGACTATTGGTCGGCGACGTGGTTACGAAGATGGATGATACGATCATACGAACGCAAAACGATATGCGAAGGTTTCTTTCGCAAGTGGGACCCGATGCTGTCGTCATGACGACGCTGCGCCGTGACGATGAGGAACTGACGAAGCGGGTCAAGCTGGAGTCGAATTCTTCAAGGGCAAGCCATGTCGCCGACAGGATGGACAAGAGCAGTCGACGCGTTGGGTTTCGCGAAGTGTTTCCGCACGATGCCGACCTCAAGCCCAGCGATTGCGGCGGCCCGTTGTTTGACCTAACCGGGGAATTCGTCGGCCTGAACATCGCTCGGTACAGCCGTGTGCGAAGTTTCGCACTGCCCGCGTCGGAACTAAAGGAGTTCGTTCAGCAAGCAGCGTCGAAGGCATCTTCGACAAATGAATGA
- a CDS encoding BlaI/MecI/CopY family transcriptional regulator, whose product MVTADSTPLTEAQRDIMEVVWDGEEVTVTEVRDELAKHREMARNTVQAMMVRLEERGWLNHHEEERTFWYSANRPRAASLGAKVAQRVDRLFAGSPEEMVTALMEYRGLTPEEAERIREMIDTADSITSRRSKGAKS is encoded by the coding sequence ATGGTAACAGCAGACTCGACGCCTTTAACCGAGGCACAGCGGGATATCATGGAAGTTGTTTGGGACGGTGAAGAAGTCACTGTCACCGAGGTGCGTGATGAACTTGCCAAGCATCGTGAAATGGCTCGCAATACGGTCCAAGCGATGATGGTTCGTTTGGAAGAACGCGGTTGGCTGAACCATCATGAGGAGGAACGCACGTTCTGGTATTCCGCAAACCGCCCGCGTGCCGCTTCGCTCGGAGCCAAAGTCGCTCAAAGGGTCGATCGTTTGTTTGCCGGATCGCCCGAAGAAATGGTGACGGCGCTGATGGAGTATCGCGGCTTAACACCGGAGGAGGCGGAGCGAATTCGCGAGATGATTGATACTGCGGATTCAATAACGTCGCGGAGAAGTAAAGGAGCCAAATCATAA
- a CDS encoding glycoside hydrolase family 28 protein has protein sequence MTDLTVRFSAVLLSASIVVPNLLCSASAEEISTRIVNASNFGAQADGRTLNTKEFQAAIDATPAGGVLQIDSGQYIVGTLKLKSDFELRLMAGAELLGSASIADYARDIVGAVEAPAFDECLIYAKDANNLKITGEGVINGRGTRESFPVNIDGKLADRPMLIRFVDCSNVTFTGITLRDAASWCTHMVNCDNLIFKNVTLDSRVNTNNDGFDLDGCKNVLFEDCKIHSGDDGICPKSTTGRIFENMVVRNCRITSHTSAFKCGTSSAGGFRNISITDCDFSDTRMGAIKLMIVDGGVLEGIRISNILMNNVEGPLFIRLGSRGRQYTAPTEQVYATDVKSEGAPVGVVRDIHISDIRATIVSDKPERCGIMISGVPGHFVEGVTLENIQISYPGGGTEDQANRVVPEHEARYPEAFFFGTLPAWGAYVRHARNIKFKNVSMDVRSPDAREDIVLVDVEDFVQH, from the coding sequence ATGACTGATCTTACTGTACGGTTTTCCGCCGTTTTATTGTCCGCAAGTATCGTGGTTCCAAATTTGTTGTGCTCCGCTTCCGCGGAAGAAATATCCACTCGAATCGTAAATGCCTCGAACTTTGGAGCGCAGGCGGACGGCCGAACCCTGAACACCAAAGAGTTTCAAGCGGCAATCGATGCGACTCCGGCGGGAGGAGTCTTACAGATTGACAGCGGACAATACATCGTTGGAACCCTAAAGCTGAAAAGCGATTTCGAATTACGGCTGATGGCGGGAGCCGAATTGCTAGGGAGCGCGTCGATTGCTGATTACGCGAGAGACATCGTGGGAGCGGTCGAAGCTCCGGCCTTCGACGAGTGCCTGATTTATGCAAAGGACGCAAATAATCTGAAGATCACCGGTGAAGGTGTCATCAACGGTCGTGGAACTCGAGAGAGCTTTCCGGTCAACATTGATGGCAAACTCGCCGATCGTCCGATGCTGATCCGTTTCGTCGATTGCAGCAATGTGACCTTCACAGGAATTACGCTCCGGGATGCGGCCTCGTGGTGTACTCATATGGTGAATTGCGACAACCTGATCTTCAAAAACGTAACCCTCGATTCCCGGGTGAACACAAACAATGACGGATTCGATCTTGATGGGTGTAAGAACGTTTTGTTCGAAGATTGCAAGATCCATTCGGGAGACGACGGCATCTGCCCAAAAAGCACCACCGGCAGAATTTTCGAAAATATGGTGGTGCGAAATTGTCGTATCACAAGTCACACTTCCGCATTCAAGTGCGGTACGTCTTCGGCCGGTGGATTTAGAAATATCTCCATTACCGACTGCGATTTTTCGGACACACGTATGGGGGCCATTAAGTTAATGATTGTTGATGGTGGCGTTCTCGAAGGCATCCGTATTTCAAATATCTTGATGAATAATGTGGAAGGTCCTCTATTCATTCGGCTCGGAAGCCGGGGTCGCCAATACACTGCACCCACCGAGCAAGTCTATGCGACGGATGTGAAATCGGAAGGGGCGCCAGTCGGTGTGGTTCGTGATATCCACATAAGTGATATTCGAGCTACCATCGTGAGCGATAAGCCAGAACGCTGTGGGATCATGATCTCAGGAGTTCCAGGCCATTTCGTTGAAGGGGTGACGCTTGAGAATATTCAGATCTCCTACCCGGGAGGAGGAACGGAGGACCAGGCGAACCGCGTCGTGCCCGAGCATGAAGCTCGTTATCCGGAAGCGTTCTTTTTCGGCACGCTTCCCGCTTGGGGCGCCTATGTGCGTCACGCTAGAAACATCAAATTCAAAAATGTGAGTATGGATGTGCGTTCTCCTGATGCGCGTGAAGACATCGTGCTGGTCGATGTCGAAGACTTCGTACAGCATTAG
- a CDS encoding sulfatase family protein, protein MRHLTFVLLLCSFFSCHSVYHQTASAAQPNIIFVFGDDWGYGDLGCYGNTEVATPNINKLAAEGTLYTQFHVTSGVCSPSRTSVITGHFPARHRVHGHFAGNSVNARRGMPNWLDENLDVYLPRMMQKAGYKTGHFGKWHLGGGGLPNGDLSAPEPTAYGYDEARVWNGNGPTWNGDQLWPTTRYMDSDKLWCESSSRIAVDATIDFLKRHKDSAPMFVNLWLKDPHTPLWPNEQQRDPYKGMDPDKETYYAVLTDSDDHIGRLMDAIKEMGLDENTLVIFSSDNGPAGYGPSKTAGSTAGLKGRKVDIFQGGVNVPFIVRWPGKVTAGKTDSQSVMSTVDLLPTFCELAGQELPKDYQPDGESIASIFSNTPLKRTKPLFWEWRFANDRKPNGWVSAAVRDGDWKLLANRNRDRVELYNITQDRFESNDLADKNPEKVKALLAMWDAWKSQLPQ, encoded by the coding sequence ATGCGTCATCTGACCTTTGTATTGTTGTTATGTTCATTCTTTAGCTGTCACTCTGTCTATCATCAGACGGCTTCCGCAGCGCAACCCAATATTATCTTCGTTTTTGGCGACGACTGGGGCTACGGCGATTTGGGTTGCTATGGCAATACCGAGGTGGCGACGCCAAACATCAATAAGCTCGCCGCCGAGGGCACACTCTATACACAGTTTCATGTTACCAGTGGTGTCTGCTCACCCAGCCGGACATCGGTGATCACCGGACATTTTCCAGCTCGCCATCGGGTGCACGGGCATTTTGCCGGCAATAGTGTGAATGCCAGAAGAGGCATGCCCAACTGGTTGGACGAAAACCTGGACGTTTATTTACCGCGTATGATGCAGAAAGCTGGCTACAAAACAGGCCACTTCGGGAAGTGGCATCTCGGCGGTGGCGGACTGCCCAACGGCGATCTCTCGGCCCCCGAGCCTACAGCCTACGGCTATGATGAGGCTCGGGTTTGGAACGGCAATGGTCCGACCTGGAATGGCGACCAGCTCTGGCCTACCACCCGCTATATGGACAGTGACAAACTTTGGTGTGAGAGTTCCAGCCGAATTGCCGTTGATGCCACCATTGATTTCTTGAAACGGCATAAAGACAGTGCCCCCATGTTTGTCAATCTCTGGCTCAAGGATCCCCATACACCCCTTTGGCCAAATGAGCAACAGCGTGACCCCTACAAAGGCATGGATCCGGATAAGGAAACCTACTACGCTGTCTTAACGGATTCGGACGATCACATCGGCCGTCTGATGGATGCCATCAAGGAGATGGGCTTGGATGAGAACACCCTGGTGATCTTCAGTAGCGATAATGGGCCCGCGGGCTACGGCCCATCCAAGACGGCTGGTTCGACGGCCGGTCTAAAGGGGCGCAAGGTCGACATCTTTCAAGGCGGCGTGAACGTGCCCTTTATCGTACGCTGGCCCGGTAAGGTCACCGCTGGCAAGACCGATAGCCAAAGTGTGATGTCGACCGTCGATCTGCTGCCGACCTTCTGCGAATTGGCAGGCCAGGAATTGCCGAAAGATTATCAGCCCGACGGTGAGAGTATTGCCTCGATCTTTAGCAACACACCTCTTAAACGCACCAAGCCCTTGTTCTGGGAATGGCGTTTTGCGAACGACCGCAAGCCAAACGGTTGGGTCAGTGCCGCCGTTCGCGATGGCGACTGGAAATTACTGGCCAATAGGAATCGCGACCGCGTGGAACTCTATAACATTACGCAAGACCGTTTTGAAAGCAACGATTTAGCCGACAAGAATCCTGAAAAGGTGAAAGCCCTACTGGCGATGTGGGATGCGTGGAAGAGCCAATTACCCCAATAA